The Macadamia integrifolia cultivar HAES 741 unplaced genomic scaffold, SCU_Mint_v3 scaffold1219, whole genome shotgun sequence region TTGGTTATTGCCCTTAGCGGAGTTCGACATTGTGTATGTCACCCAGAAGTCCATCAACGGTAGTGTCATCACTGAACATCTATCCGCACATCCAGTTGTTGATACGAGGCCTTTGAATGACATATTTCCAGATGAATATGTAGTTTCTGTTGAGGTTGAAAATGAGGTTGGCATTTGGCAAATGCTCTTTGATGGAGCCGCCAATCACAAAGGTTGCGGAGCCGGAGTTCTACTTATAACTCCTGAAGGGTTGAACATACCCATGGCATATAGGTTGGACTTTGAGTGCACCAACAACATGGCCGAGTATGAAGCTTGCCTCATGGGATTGAAAGCAGCCATCTCTATTGGGGTCAAAAGATTGGAAGTATACGGAGATTCGTCGATTGTCATATGCCAAGTCCAAGGTAAGTGGAAAACGAAGGaggaaaagttaaaaccataTCAAGGGTGTGTAGAGTCTCTAATGAAGCAGTTAACAGAAATTAGTATTGACTATTTCTAGAGGGACAATAACAGGTTTGCCGATGCTTTGGCTACTCTCGCATCGATGGTCAATTTTGGTCTGGGTGAGCAAATACAACCATTCATTATAGATTGGAGAGATCATCCTTCACATCAAGGCTTCGTCAACGCCCTGACAGTAGATGGTAGGCCTTGGTTTTcccatattgtggattttatcagagaGGGG contains the following coding sequences:
- the LOC122063145 gene encoding uncharacterized protein LOC122063145; this encodes MVAQHGPDGHTEQAIYYLSKKFPDCETRYTTLEKTCAALVWATRRLRHYMLTYSVFLVSKMDPIKYLFEKPTLTGRLARWLLPLAEFDIVYVTQKSINGSVITEHLSAHPVVDTRPLNDIFPDEYVVSVEVENEVGIWQMLFDGAANHKGCGAGVLLITPEGLNIPMAYRLDFECTNNMAEYEACLMGLKAAISIGVKRLEVYGDSSIVICQVQDWRDHPSHQGFVNALTVDGRPWFSHIVDFIREGKYPADATQGDKRFLRRYVTQFILHEDILYKRSFDGVQLVCVDEDQAQTILEQ